Within the Ostrinia nubilalis chromosome 12, ilOstNubi1.1, whole genome shotgun sequence genome, the region ATAGAATGAGAGCTCTTTTAAATTGGGTGCACTAGTTTTGATTGCCTTAGCTACTTGCATAGTGACATGGTGACATCTTGACAGACTCAGGTAGGTCAGATTCAAGAATGTGTTGTTAGAAAAATATGCAAGTAAAGCACTTGTGGAAAAAAATGAATGACGCAACTTTAATGAATGTAAATTCTTTAGTCGGTACAAGTGAAGCAAACTAGAATCAAACAATGTTTTGCATGTCATGATGTGCAGAACCTGCAGTACCCTGCAGCTTGATATGTAACGGATGATATCATCATTCAATGTATCCCCGTAAATGTGTAATGATCTCAATGTGCTCTGTTTAGTAGTGAGTAAAGATTCCAGAAAATCTGCAGGTATATTCTTCATTTTTTCAATGTTAATACTGACTAAGTTGGGACACTGCAGCATGCTGTATAAACTGTTCTGTGTCAATGCAAAATTAGATAAGATTAAAGTTTCAAGGCACTTTAATTTTTCAAATGGTAAGTGGTAAACAAAATTCCCATTAGCATTTTCTGGGTTTTGTATTATTAGAGAGTTGCGAAAACTTAAGAATTTTAAATTAGGCCAGTGACCcaaatcatcaaaaatacaaCTATCAACTTGAGAAatacttatttctaagtgagtCAAATTAGGGCAATAACTTATTAGTGAAGCCCTCACCTGGGGATAAAGTTTGAAATATTGCAACTTGACATTCTTTACATACTTTGCAACAAATGGAACAATGCTTTCACTTATTCTCACATAGTTTTTCATGCAGACTATGAGGCGAGTATTGTCCCAGACGCAGGGAGTCAGGCACAGTTGTTGCCATCGCATACAGACTTTTGCTACTGCTAAAACAGACTCAAAGTCTATCATTGAGAATATATAAATTAGTATCTCGTTTGGCAGGTCATTTATAGAAAGAGTATTGGTGCACAGCTGGACATCGGGCATCTCGAGGTGTACCATCCTCAGCTCCACCAACCCACACTTGTACAGTCCTAGAATATAAAAATAGTATAAACGTACTGAtattgcaaaacaataacaaaacagAAGTCCATTTCAAAACACTTTAAGCAATGTGTTAGCCACTGCAAAGCAtattaatgaaaactttaaGGTCACAGACCTTGAACATTACTCAatgaaaacatatttatttacttgaacATAAACAAAATGATAAACGATGTTCTATGCTAATCTTACCTGAAAATTGTGTCGTTTCCTTTTATAGAGAATGTTAGTGTTTGctttaataaaatcataatttatgtaaacttCGTTCTAAATATAGCCACTGGTTACACTGTGCAAAATAATTCAAAAAGTAatactttaattttgttttgtaaattcATTTTATTGCTGAATATAGtaggaaatattattattttaaaaaagattattaaaaataactttcatCTTGATGCTATTTTTGTATGACGTTTACGTTTGGTTAGATTTTTTGACAGAACACTGACTGACTTTGACAGTAGACAGCGGCGTTTTGTTTAGACATACAGATAATAAAATTAGCAGGTGGCATGTTTATGAACCGAAACCGAACGATTTTAAAAATCTATATCACAAAGGAAAACAAACGGTAACTTTTTTGTACATAATTTGAATTTCCACGGTCACTGGAGACCGCGATCACTGGGTCACACAGCAAAGATAAAGCTATAATCGACACCTTAATTTAAGTACAAATTACAAACCAaacctttattaataaataatatttcattatttagaaTACAGGTGGTAAATAAGTTGACGCTGGTGTTGATACGGTGTTCTGAGCAGGTGAGCCGGGTGTCGATACAACAACTGGTGGTAAATACTCAGCGGGAGCACTAGATACTGGTTGAGACGGAGCTGGACCAGGTACCGTTCCGGGCTGAGGACTCGGAGAAATTGAAGGAGATATAACTGGAGGTAAATACCCTCCACCAGGAATTCCTGTTTCTGCTCCTGTTGTAATAGTTTTTACAGATCCCGAACCTGAGCTGGTTGTTGTTACAGTTCCGGATGGAATATTGACAGTAACACCTGTGTTGACGCCGGTCGATACTGGTGGCAAATATTGTGGAGAATTCGTGAAGGCGGTAGTTGGACTTTGATTAGCTCCAGAATTGGGACTCGGTGTGTTGTAATTATAACCAGATACACCAGATCCAGTGGGCGCGTTCTGCGTAGATGCTGTTCCAGAATTCTGAGATCCATAATTGTATCCTCCAGCTCCTGCGCTTTGACTTGCACCACCTCCTGTAGCAGCATTTGCAGTTCCAGTACTCTGTGCTCCATAATTGTATCCTCCAGCTCCTGAGTTTTGACCTACTCCACCTCCAGCAGCAGCATTTGAAGTTACAGAACTCTGGGTTCCATAGTTGTATCCTCCAGCTCCTGAGCTTTGACCACCACCTCCTGTAGCAGCATTTGAAGTCCCAGAACTCTGGGTTCCATAATTGTATCCTCCAGCTCCTGAGTTTTGACCTACTCCACCTCCTGCAGCAGCATTTGAAGTTACAGAACTCTGGGTTCCATAATTGTATCCTCCAGCTCCTGAGCTTTGACCACCACCTCCTGTAGCAGCATTTGAAGTCCCAGAACTCTGGGTTCCATAATTGTATCCTCCAGCTCCTGAGTTTTGACCTACTCCACCTCCTGTAGCAGCATTTGAAGTCCCAGAACTCTGGGTTCCATAATTGTATCCTCCAGCTCCTGAGCTTTGACTTGCACCACCTCCAACAGCAGTATTTGAGGTTCCAGAACTCTGTGTTCCATAGTTGTATCCTCCAGCTCCTGAGCCTTGACTTGCACCACCTCCTGCAGCAGCATTTGAAGTTCCAGTACTCTGGGTTCCATAATTGTATCCTCCAGCTCCTGAGCTTTGACTTGCACCACCTCCAGCAGCAGTATTTGAGGTTCCAGAACTCTGTATTCCATAATTGTATCCTCCAGCTCCTGAGTTTTGACCTACTCCACCTCCTGCAGCAGCATTTGAAGTTACAGAACTCTGGGTTCCATAATTGTATCCTCCAGCTCCTGAGCTTTGACCACCACCTCCTGTAGCAGCATTTGAAGTCCCAGAACTCTGGGTTCCATAATTGTATCCTCCAGCTCCTGAGTTTTGACCTACTCCACCTCCTGTAGCAGCATTTGAAGTCCCAGAACTCTGGGTTCCATAATTGTATCCTCCAGCTCCTGAGCCTTGACTTGCACCACCTCCTGTAGCAGCATTTGAAGTCCCAGAACTCTGGGTTCCATAATTGTATCCTTCAgctccaccaccaccaccacctccTGCCGTCTTTCCTGCTGTGTAACCAGGGGAAGTGGTAGCTGTACTGCTCCCAGTTGTAGAGTAACCTATGTTTACGGTATCCCCGCCAGAGGGCGCTGGATACGCGTAAAACATGTACTGAGATTGTGTCCTGTCAACTGCAGGGGTTTGAGTTCTTTCTATCACAGGGGTTTGGGCCGCTGCTGTCGTGGATTGCGTGGGTAGGTCAAAGGAAACACTCGGTCGGTCGTAGAAGTAGCCTTCCTGCCGTTTCACACGATAATTCTGAAGGTTCCATGTCTCATGAAGAGTTGCCGATTTAGTTGAATTTACTAGCAGAATGTGTGTAACCCCCACAATAAACTTTAAATACGTGTACATTTTTGTGAATCATCTCCAAATGCGCCTTTGTAAAGAGGCAGCTGTCTGTTTGTTCACTTGTATTTATAATCATGTTGAGGAAGTTGGCTCTAAGTTATTGAGAAATACTTCCACTTAACCCTAGACAGGCTTTGCGATGaaagtaacaagaaaataaaacttgaaaaaatagaCTGCCTCAGATGGGAATTAAATGTCTCCGTATACCAGTGGTCCCAAGTTCCCAACAGTTGCCCTGCGAGTGAAAGAcggtgggttcaattcccacctGCCTAAAGCAATCGCTTTATACAAGTTTATGATAATGTTTAGCATCACATGAAATACAAAACTCGGTAAGTAATTGTATTCCCTATTTTAGTTATTActttggtaggtacctacaggaACGCGGTACCCCTACTAGAatacctatacaaaaaaatCATGAACATAATACTATGCCTACCTATTTCTAGAAAGTTACTTATCCAGTGGGATTAGTAAGAAAAGGGTTAACGGCATGATGCGGTTTTATAAAATTGCCAGCTGGAGAAACAAAATTATCTTATCTATCATTACTTGAATTGAAATGCTGCTTTATAATTTAGATTTCATTAGATCCTCAAGGTTTCCTGTCAGTGAAGTAACAAACAAGAATACTTTTAACTCTTGTAAATGCCTGTCCTACCTCTTTATCTACGTTTTCATAGAACTTCCACTGTAAGATAGAAGTGACCTGCCTAATACCACTAGATAACGGGACtgttcccacttctcgttcccaccgctgcaactcctgtgtagacaggatctacagcttggccaccaataaaaacccgtacTAAACCCCCAAAATACCACTAGATAGTAACAGGAGGAAAGAATTTAATTCATTCTTCGAAAAGTTAGAACATTGTCCACATGATCAAAACAAAGCCAATACCAAATGCTAAGTAAACGCAGTTGACAGCTGACCCTCAAATAGCAAGTGAAAGGGAGTCTGGCGATTGGCCGCCAAGTCGGCAATCCGGCGCCGTAATGAGAACGTAATCCATTCATGCATACAGTTACAGACACTGTGCAGCCACGGCGTTGATCACACAACTAGGTTCGTTTACTTTTTGATATCAAATCTTACCACTACTAACAACGCAAGATATTCACATCTTCCAGAACAGTTTACTGTTCAGTTTATTCAGAATATTTTTAGGGCTTCTTTGTTAAGTATGTgagattaaattaataattacttacctacctagcAACATTTAACCGGTTGCACTTGTATAATAGCAACCATTACGGAAGCAtgtttttattatgtaagtacctaagtaggtactaagtacTAAGCTGAATTTAACTAACTTCTGGTAGGTAAATGATTTCGTTTGATAGTACTACTACTTAATCTGAACTGAACTTATTGGCAGGATTAATCTTGACATTGATTTAATGAATACTGAATGTAGTTAGTTAATTTGTTCGTACAACCACACCCACCCACTCAATTTTTTTATCATCAAACTGAAAGAAAAAGGTTCAACTTCTAAACATTGCCAAAGCAgtagcttttttattttatctacatttcTAGAACCATGGTCCTGAAATTGTACGGAGTATCCGATGGCCCTCCATCCCTGTCGGTGCGGCAGGCACTCACGCACCTCCAGATTCCCTTCGAGCTGGTCAGCGTCGACTTCGGAGCTGGAGACCACATGACGCCGGAGTATGCTTTGGTAACTAACTTAACAGCTAATCTATAGAAAAGCTATGCTAGCTCATGATGGGTTAATTCTCATCCGATTTATCAGTAAGTACCCTAAGCACGTATAGCTCTCGGATTTGGTCGTAATGCAGGTACCCTGAGCACGAACAACTCTCTTAATCTTAATGATGTTTCATAAACAACCCGTCACTGCACTGTTTTGTTTTGCTCATAAAAAGAACGAATTAccatcatatttattatttatttgtgctaAGGGTACTGAAACGGTAGTATTATTTTAGAACGTTTGATATCTTATTTTCATGTTCatttacattttgataaattctatCTTATCAATATTTCAGATGAACCCTCAAAAAGAAATCCCTGTCTTGGATGATGATGGCTTCTTCTTGGGAGAAAGCAACGCAATTTTGCAATATGTTTGCGACAAATTCAAGCCAGAGTCGCCCCTTTATCCCAAAGAACCTAAAGCAAGGTaagaagaaaattatatttttaagctcttattaattaaaaaaaatctaaataataagCT harbors:
- the LOC135076713 gene encoding uncharacterized transmembrane protein DDB_G0289901-like yields the protein MYTYLKFIVGVTHILLVNSTKSATLHETWNLQNYRVKRQEGYFYDRPSVSFDLPTQSTTAAAQTPVIERTQTPAVDRTQSQYMFYAYPAPSGGDTVNIGYSTTGSSTATTSPGYTAGKTAGGGGGGGAEGYNYGTQSSGTSNAATGGGASQGSGAGGYNYGTQSSGTSNAATGGGVGQNSGAGGYNYGTQSSGTSNAATGGGGQSSGAGGYNYGTQSSVTSNAAAGGGVGQNSGAGGYNYGIQSSGTSNTAAGGGASQSSGAGGYNYGTQSTGTSNAAAGGGASQGSGAGGYNYGTQSSGTSNTAVGGGASQSSGAGGYNYGTQSSGTSNAATGGGVGQNSGAGGYNYGTQSSGTSNAATGGGGQSSGAGGYNYGTQSSVTSNAAAGGGVGQNSGAGGYNYGTQSSGTSNAATGGGGQSSGAGGYNYGTQSSVTSNAAAGGGVGQNSGAGGYNYGAQSTGTANAATGGGASQSAGAGGYNYGSQNSGTASTQNAPTGSGVSGYNYNTPSPNSGANQSPTTAFTNSPQYLPPVSTGVNTGVTVNIPSGTVTTTSSGSGSVKTITTGAETGIPGGGYLPPVISPSISPSPQPGTVPGPAPSQPVSSAPAEYLPPVVVSTPGSPAQNTVSTPASTYLPPVF